TGCTGCGCTACTTCCGCCCCGGCTACCACCCCACCCAGGAGGGCTCGACCCAGCAGGCGGTCGCCTACCTGGCGGCCTCCCCCGCTGCCCGAGCGGCTGCCCAGTGACCCAGCAACCGGCAAGGCATCCCATGGACATCAGCACACCCGTCACTCGGCCGCCGGACCTGTACGGCAGACCGCGCAGCGACTCCTTCATGCAGAAGCTGGCGTCCTTCAGCGACAACGCGGTCACGCGACTCGCACGGCGCAGCAATCCTCCAAGGCACCCGGCGACCACCGCGATGCCCGCGATCCGGGAACTGGTGGTCGCCACCAAGCACCAAGAAGCCGAGGATGTCGTCTCCCTGCGGCTGGCAGCACCCGACGGGGGAACACTCCCGCCCTGGCAGCCCGGCGCCCACATCGAACTGCACCTGCCCTCCGGCCGCAAGCGCCAGTACTCCCTGTGCGGCGACCCCGCCGACCGCCACCGGTACCGCATCGCGGTGCGCCGCATCGCCGACGGCGCAGGCGGTTCGGCCGAGGTACACGACACGCTCGGAGACGGTGTGCGGGTCGCCGTCACCGCGCCCCGGAACGCCTTCCCCTTCGCCGCCGAGGCATCCGTCCTGCTCATCGCGGGCGGCATCGGAATCACCCCGATCCTGCCGATGGCCCGGGAGGCCGCCCGACGCGGCCTGGACTGGAGGCTCGTGCACACCGGCCGCAGCCGCGGCTCGATGCCCTTCGCGGCAGAGCTGGCCGAACTCGCGGCCGCCGCCCCCGGCCGGGTCTCCATCCGTCCTGACGACGAGTCCGGCGTGCCCGAAGCAGCCGATCTGTTGAGCTCGATCCCGGCGGCGGGTGCGGTGTACTGCTGCGGGCCCGCGCCCATGATCGACGGCGTTCGGCGCGCGTTCGGTGGCAGCCGCGCGTCAGCCCTGCACTTCGAGCGCTTCGCCCCGCCCCCGATCACGGACGGCCGTCCCTTCGAACTCCAACTGGGCGACACCGGACGGGTTCTGCCGGTGCCGTACGACCGCTCCGCCCTGGATGTTCTCCACGAGGCCCTGCCGGACCTGCCGTTCTCCTGCCGCCAGGGGTTCTGCGGCACCTGCCGGGTACGGGTGGCCCAGGGCCAGGTCGATCATCGTGACCGTCGGCTCACGGCCACCGAACGTGCGGCCGGCGCCATGCTGCCCTGCGTCTCGCGCGCACCGGAAGGAGAGCGGTTGGTGCTGGAGGTGTGAGCGATGACCGAGCGCCCGTCGAGGAAGTCCTGCGTGACGCCCTCGCATGCGTAACCGAGGGTTGTTCCGACCATGAACCCGAGCCCGCGCCCGTCCCTCCTACCAAAGCGTCAGAGACCGATGGCCTCATCCGCTTCTCCGAGAAGCGTGGCCAAGTATGTGGCCACCGCAAGCAAGCGGGGAATACGTCGGCCGCCAACTCCGCCTGATACCAGATGCTGAGGTCATCGGCGAGATCACCTACCAGGTCAAGCGCAACTGGTTCCTCAGCGTCGACTGGATCGTCGTCCTCGACGACCTCGTGCTGCTCGTGGAAGTCAAGTCCAGGATGCCGACCGAGGGCGCCCGGCTGGGCCTGGAAGACGGAGTGGCAGAGACCGACGGCAAACCTGGACCTGCCCGTCCCCGATATTCCGACCACGGCCGTCGGCGCCCAGGAGATCGAACGCCTGGTGACGCTGACTGACATCTGAACCGCTCCGGGTCTGATGGAGGCTCCGGACCGTCCCGAGTTGGGTGGAGTCGAGTTGCTTCCTTCTCAGCACGGATCCAGCACGGTAGGGATGAGCGGGGGTGATGACAGGCGACGACAGGTCTGAAAATCCAGCACCTATCCAGCACGGTAAAAATCCAGGGGCCTGCCCCCGAAGAGTCAGACCCCATTTGACCTGCATGTTTGCCAGATCGGCGAAGTGGCGTTAGGTCACCGACTAGACATTGAAGCGGAACTCGACGACGTCCCCGTCCTGCATGACGTAGTCCTTGCCCTCCATACGGGCCTTGCCCTTGGCGCGGGCCTCGGCCACCGAGCCGGTTTCGACCAGGTCGGTGAAGGAGATCACTTCGGCCTTGATGAAGCCCTTCTGGAAGTCGGTGTGGATCACACCGGCCGCCTCGGGGGCCGTCGCGCCCTTCTTGATGGTCCAGGCGCGGGATTCCTTGGGGCCGGCCGTGAGGTAGGTCTGCAGGCCCAGGGTGTCGAAGCCGACACGGGCGAGGGTGGCGAGGCCAGGCTCCACCGCGCCGACCGACTCCAGGAGCTCCATCGCGTCCGCCTCGTCCAGCTCGGCGAGGTCCTGCTCCAGCTTGGCGTTGAGGAAGATCGCCTCGGCGGGGGCCACCAGGGCGCGCTGCTCGTTCTTGAAGTCCTCGTCGGTCAGCTCGTCCTCGTCGACGTTGAAGACGTAGAGGAACGGCTTCGTGGTGAGCAGGTGCAGGTCGTGGAGGAGCTCCTCGTTGCCGGAGCCCTGCACGATGCCCTGGGAGAAGAGGGTGTCGCCCTTCTCCAGGATCTCCTTGGCGGCCTCGACGGCGGCGACCTTCGGGGCGATGTCCTTCTTGATGCGCGACTCCTTCTGGAGCCGGGGCAGCACCTTCTCGATGGTCTGGAGGTCGGCGAGGATCAGCTCGGTGTTGATCGTCTCGATGTCGTCCTTGGGCGAGACCTTGCCGTCGACGTGGACGACGTTCTCGTCCTGGAAGGCACGGATGACCTGGCAGATCGCGTCCGACTCCCGGATGTTCGCGAGGAACTTGTTGCCGAGGCCCTCGCCCTCGCTGGCGCCGCGCACGATGCCCGCGATGTCGACGAAGTCGACGGTCGCCGGGAGGACACGCTGCGAGCCGAAGATCTCGGCCAGCTTGGCCAGGCGCTCGTCCGGGACGCCCACGACGCCGACGTTCGGCTCGATCGTGGCGAACGGGTAGTTGGCCGCCAACACGTCGTTCTTGGTCAGGGCGTTGAACAGGGTCGACTTGCCGACGTTGGGCAGACCGACGATTCCGATCGTGAGCGACACGTTTGCGACTTCCCGTACGTAGGAGGGCCAGGCGGCCGGGGCTGGGCGGCTGGGCCTGGGGCCGGCCCGGAGCCTGTCCGGCGGATCGTGCCCCAGCGGCCGGAAGGCCGGCCGATCCCCCAGTTTACGGCGTACCGGCACCCGCACCGGCGAGGTATCGAACGCTTGGCCAAGGTCCGCTCGACGGCGTGTCTGTGAACCCATTCGGCACATTAACCGACCTAAGTTGGACGAGTGGAGCAGCAGCAAAGGACGTACCCCCCGCATCCCCCTCGGACCGGGCCGCAGCGCGGCGCCTCGCCCCTGCCGCCGCAGGCGGGCAGAGGGCGCCGGGTTCCCGGCGCGGGCGGACCGCGTCGTGCTCCGGTCGCGCGCGGGCCCGTACCGCCTCCGGTCCGAGCCGTGCGGAGCATCGCGCGGGCCGTGCGCCGGATGCCGAATCCACGCCTCACCGGACTGGGCTGCGGGGTGTTCTGCGGAGTGTCGATGGTGGTGCTGGCCGGCCTCGACCGGCTGCTCCTCGGCGCGTCCGCCGCCGTGTACGGCGTGCTCTTCCTGCTGGTCAGCGCGCTGAGCGCGGGGTGGGTGCGGCGCGGGGACCTGGCGAGCGCGCCCGTCGTCGTACCGATCGCCTTCGCGGTGGGGCTGCCGTTGCTCGCCGAGGGCGAGGGCGGCCTCGGAGGACATCTGATGGCCCTGGTCACCGCCCTCGCCATGCAGGCCGGCTGGCTCTACGGCGGCACGCTCGTCGCCGGGGTCATCGTGACCGTACGCAAGCTGCGGCTGATGGCCCGCCGAGCCGCCGAACGGGAGCTGGAGAGGCAAAGGGAGAGGGTGAAAGAGAGGGCGGGGGAGCGGGACGGCCGGGAGGGACGGGCGCGGGTCGGCGGGCAGGGCAGCCAGGGGCAGGGCCGGGAGCGAGCGCCGGGTGTCCAGGCGCGGCCTTCGTACGGCCACCGGCCCGTCGGGCCCAGGGCGCCGAGGCCTCCGGCCCAGCCCCGCCGTACCGTGCCCCGGGGGTACTGAGCGCTCCGCGCGACGTGCCTCCGCGGTGCCGTGCGTCAGGGTGCCGCGGAAGCCGCAGCAGGCCCCGGCTCTTCTTTCCGGACCGCCCGCCCCCTAGCCGGCCTTGGCCGCACGCATCGCCGCGCCGACGATGCCCGCGTTGTTCTGCAGCTGGGCCGGGACGATCTCCGCCCTGATGCCCTCGATGAGGTGGAGGAACTTCGCGGACTTGCGGCTGACGCCGCCGCCGACGATGAACAGCTCGGGCGAGAAGAGCATCTCGACGTGGGCGAGGTACTTGGTGACGCGCTTGGCCCAGTGCTCCCAGGTCAGCTCGTGGTCGTCCTTGGCCTTGGTGGAGGCGCGGGTCTCGGCGTCGTGGCCGTGGAGTTCCAGGTGGCCCAGTTCCGTGTTGGGGACGAGGACGCCGTCGGAGAAGACGGCGCTGCCGATGCCCGTGCCGAAGGTGAGCAGGATGACCGTGCCCTGCCGGTCGCGCCCCGCGCCGAACTGGACCTCGGCCACCCCCGCCGCGTCCGCGTCGTTCACCACGGTCACCGGCAGGCCGCCGATCCGCTCGCTCAGCAGGGCGCGCGCGTCGACGTCGATCCAGCTCTTGTCGACGTTGGCCGCCGTGCGGATCGTGGCACCGCCCGTGACCACGCCGGGGAAGGTGATGCCGACCGGGCCGGTCCAGCCGAAGTGGTCGACGACCTCCTTGACCCCGTCGGCCACCGCGTCGGGCGTCGCCGGGTGCGGGGTCAGCACCTTGTGCCGCTCGTCCGCCAGGTCCCCCAGGTCCAGGTCCACGGGAGCGCCCTTGATGCCCGAACCGCCGATGTCCACGCCGAAGATGTGCATGGCCCTACGTTACGTCGTACGACTGACAGTCACGTTCCCGAGGTGGCCGACCGCCGACGGGAGCGGGAATCCTCACGTCCCCGAACGGGTACGGCCCCGGAACCTTCACGTCCCGGGGCCGTACTCGCGTGTTCGCGGGGTCAGGCGCCCTGGCCGGTGCGCTCGGCGACCAGGGAGGCCGCCTCCTCGCGCAGGTCGCGGCGGAGCTCCTTGGGCAGGGAGAAGGTGATCGACTCCTCGGCGGCCTTCACCAGTTCGACGTCCTCGTAGCCGTGCCGGGACAGCCACTCCAGAACCTCTTCGACGAGGACCTCCGGCACGGAGGCGCCCGAGGTGACGCCGACGGTCTCCACGCCCTCCAGCCAGGCCTCGTCGATCTCGCTCGCGAAGTCCACGAGGTAGGCCTCGCGCGAGCCGGCGAGCTTGGCGACCTCGACGAGCCGGACCGAGTTGGAGGAGTTGCGGGAGCCGACCACGATGACCAGTTCCGCCTGGGCGCCCATCTGCTTCACGGCGAGCTGACGGTTCTGCGTGGCGTAGCAGATGTCGTCGCTCGGCGGCGAGACGAGCAGCGGGAACTTCTCCTTGAGCGCACCGACCGTCTCCATCGTCTCGTCGACGGAGAGCGTGGTCTGGGAGAGCCAGACGATCTTGGACGGGTCGCGGACCTCGACCTTGGCGACGTCCTCGGGGCCGTCGACCAGCTGGATGTGGTCCGGGGCCTCACCCGAGGTGCCGATGACCTCTTCGTGGCCCTCGTGCCCGATCAGGAGGATGTCGAAGTCGTCCTGCGCGTACCGGATCGCTTCCTTGTGGACCTTGGTGACCAGCGGGCAGGTCGCGTCGATGGTGGCGAGCTTGCCGCGGGCGGCCTCTTCGTGGACGGTCGGGGCGACGCCGTGCGCCGAGAACATGACGATGTTGCCCTCGGGGACCTCCTCCGTCTGCTCGACGAAGATGGCGCCCTTCTTCTCCAGTGTCTGCACGACGTACTTGTTGTGGACGATCTCGTGGCGGACGTAGATCGGGGCCCCGTACTGCTCCAGGGCCTTCTCGACGGCGATCACCGCGCGGTCGACACCCGCGCAGTAGCCGCGCGGGGCGGCGAGGAGGACACGGCGGCGGCCAGGCGAAGCGGTCATGTCTTCCATCGTAGGGGGTTCCCCGGCGGGGTCTTGGCCGACGGGCGGCGCGAGAGGGGGTGGGGGTGCCGGTGCGTCGGCGGCTGCGGGTGCGTGGGGCTTCTCGCTCGCGCAGTTCCCCGCGCCCCTGAAAAGCAGGGGCTGCGCCCCGTGCTTTTCGACCCGATGGGGCCGTAGGCCCTCAAGGGGCGCGGGGAACTCCGCGAGCAACCACGAACCACCCGCACCCGCCGACGCACAGGCACCCCCACCCCGTCCCGCGCTCGTCGGCGGCTTTGTCCGTACCCCCCGCTACGCTCGGCCGCATGGCTCTGAACACATCCGCCGAATCCCCCCTCCCCGTCGGCGAGGTCTCCCGCCTCATCGGTGGCTGGATCGACCGGCTCGGCGCGGTGTGGGTGGAGGGGCAGATCACGCAGTTGTCGCGGCGGCCGGGTGCGGGCGTCGTGTTCCTCACGCTGCGGGACCCGTCGCACGACATCTCCGTGGGCGTGACCTGCTACCGGCAGGTGTTCGACGCGGTGGCCGACGTGGTGAGCGAGGGCGCCCGGGTCGTCGTCCTGGCGAAGCCGGAATGGTACGCCCCGCGCGGGCAGCTGTCGCTGCGGGCCACCGAGATAAAGCCGGTCGGCGTCGGTGAACTGCTGGCCCGACTGGAACAGTTGAAGAAGTCGCTGGCGAGCGAGGGGCTGTTCGCGCCCGAGCGCAAGAAGCCACTGCCCTTCCTGCCGCAGCTCATCGGGCTCGTGTGCGGCCGCGCCTCGGCAGCCGAGCGGGACGTGCTGGAGAACGCGCGGCACCGCTGGCCGGCCGTCCGTTTCGAGGTGCGTAACGTCCCCGTGCAGGGTGTGCACGCGGTGCCGCAGGTCGTGCAGGCGGTGAAGGAGCTGGACGCGCTGGAGGGCGTGGACGTCATCGTGGTGGCGCGCGGCGGCGGCAGCGTCGAGGATCTCCTGCCGTTCTCCGACGAGCAGCTCGTACGGGCGGTCGCGGCCTGTCGTACGCCGGTGGTGTCGGCGATCGGGCACGAGCCGGACACGCCGTTGCTGGACTATGTGGCGGACCTGCGCGCGTCCACGCCGACCGACGCGGCCAAGAAGGTCGTACCGGACGTGGGCGAGGAGTACGAGCGCGTGCGGTGGCTGCGGGACCGGGCGCGACGGTGCGTGCAGGCGTTCGTGGAGCGGGAGGAGCGGGGGCTGGCCCATGCGTTGGCGCGCCCTTCGATAGAGGACCCGCACCGCATGATCGACGAGCGTGCCGACCACGTGGCCTCGTTGCTCGACCGGGGACGCCGCTGCCTCGGGCACCATCTGGACCGCGCCGTCTCGGAGTTGACGCACACGCACGCGCGCGTGGTGGCCCTCTCCCCCGCGGCGACGCTCCAGCGGGGGTACGCGGTGCTGCAGAAGGCGGACGGGCATGTGATCCGCGCGCCCGGCGAGGTCGGGCCGGAGGAGCCGTTGCGGGCGCGGGTGGCGGAGGGCGAGTTCGTCGTACGGGTCGAGGGAGCGGGGACCGGCCACGAGACCGGGACTGTCGGAGGGGACGCATAAGGTGGGCCGCATGACCAGCAACGTGAGTGAGGCCGAGGCGACGACCGAGGCCGCCGGGGTCTCCGAGGCCGATCGCGCCCTCGGGTACGAGCAGGCGCGGGACGAGCTGATCGAGGTCGTCCGGCGCCTGGAGGCGGGCGGTACGACGCTGGAGGAGTCCCTCGCCCTCTGGGAGCGCGGCGAGGAGCTGGCCAAGGTCTGCCGGCGCTGGCTGGACGGGGCACGGGCGCGGCTGGACGCGGCGCTGGCGGACGAGTCGGCGGAGCCTGCGGCCGACGGGAAGGCCCGGGGCTCCGAGTAGCGGCGAGCGGTCCCCGACCGGGGCGAATGCCACCCGACCGAGCCTCACAGCAGCCATGACGTAGGACCCCCGGCGCACTCGCCGGGGCCCTCCGCGGGCCTCGTCCCACCGCGCGTGGTCACTCGTCGTGAGCGCCGGTCACTCCGTCGTGAGCGCCTCGGCCATCTTCGTCAGCTGGGCGAAGGACGCGGAGCCGGTGACCACGGTGGTGGAGCCCTGGCCCTGCAGGACGAGGGCGTCGTAGCGGTCGCCCTCGTACCGGGTCCAAGTCTCGTCGCCGATCTCCTGCGTGGTGCCGGTCTTCTTCGCGTCCTGGGTGGCGTCCGCGATGAACCGGGCTGGCTTCTCGGCGGACTGCTCGATCCCCACGTACTGCCCGTCGGGGTCGTGGAACCCGAGGTGCCAGCGGTCGGACTCGTCGCCCCGGAAGCGGACGGAGGTCGCCTTCCAGGTGGCGGGCAGGCCTTCGGGCGCCGCCACCGGATAGGAGGCCGCGCGACGTGCCGTCAGCAGTTCGACGCGGTAGTCGACGCGCTTGGGCTCCTGCTCGGTCTCGTCATGCGGGATGAAGAGATAGATCACCCATGCCGCCAGCATGATGAGCCCCAGGGAGAGGACCATGTCGCGAACGGTCTGCTTGCCTTTCATACCTGCCACGGCCTCATCGTCGCAGGTGCCCTGGTCTGCTCATCCGTGGGGTCCCCTGCTCATTCTGTCGAACTGACGATAGAGTCGACGGGAACCCTCATCCGGCCGTCGTCGTATCAGAAAGGTGCGCTCCGATGACCGAGAACCATCATTTGCCGTCCGAGCTCGAAGTCCCCTCCGAGGCCCCCGACCGCAACCTCGCCCTGGAGCTCGTACGGGTGACCGAGGCGGCCGCGATGGCCGCGGGCCGCTGGGTCGGCCGCGGGGACAAGAACGGGGCGGACGGAGCGGCCGTGCGCGCCATGCGGACCCTCGTCTCCACCGTGTCGATGAACGGTGTCGTCGTGATCGGGGAGGGCGAGAAGGACGAAGCCCCGATGCTCTTCAACGGCGAGCGTGTCGGTGACGGCACCGGGCCGGAGTGCGACATCGCCGTGGACCCGATCGACGGTACGACGCTGACCGCCAAGGGCATGACGAACGCGATCGCCGTGCTGGCCGCGGCCGACCGGGGGACGATGTTCGACCCGTCGGCCGTCTTCTACATGGACAAGCTGGTCACCGGGCCCGAGGCGGCCGACTTCGTCGACATCGACGCGCCCGTCTCTGTGAACATCCGCCGGGTCGCCAAGGCCAAGCGGTCCGCCCCGGACGACGTGACCGTGGTCATCCTGGACCGGCCCCGGCACGAGGGGATCATCAAGGAGATCCGGGAGGCCGGGGCGCGGATCAAGCTGATCTCCGACGGCGATGTCGCGGGCTCGATCCTGGCGCTGCGGGAGGGCACGGGCGTCGATCTGCTGCTCGGGGTGGGCGGTACGCCCGAGGGCATCATCTCGGCCTGCGCGGTGAAGTGTCTCGGCGGCACGATCCAGGGCAAGTTGTGGCCGAAGGACGACGCGGAGCGGCAGCGGGCGATCGACGCGGGGCACGACCTCGACCGGGTACTGACGACCGACGACCTGGTGTCCGGGGAGAACGTGTTCTTCGTCGCCACGGGGATCACCGACGGTGAGCTGCTGCGCGGGGTGCGGTACCGGTCGGAGACCGCGACCACCGACTCGATCGTGATGCGGTCGAAGTCGGGGACGGTGCGGCGGATCGACTCGACGCACCGCTTGAGCAAGCTGCGGGCCTACAGCTCCATCGACTTCGAGAAGGCCAAGTAGCTCCGCCGGTCGCGCGGTACCCCGTGCCCTGGCAGTAACCACACCAGGAGGGCGCCCTCTTGTGCGGAGAGGGCGCCCTCCTGGGTGGGTGCGGGTCTCAACCTGCCGCCGCTATCGTCCCGTTCGTCCTCGCGGCCTTCTTCAGTTCGAGGTCCCGGCGGCGCCTGCGGGCCAGCACCACGCGGCGTTCGGCCGCGGTGAGGCCGCCCCAGACGCCGTAGGGCTCGGGTTGCAGGAGTGCGTGTTCCCGGCACTCGACCATGACGGGGCAGCGGGCACAGACACGCTTGGCGGCTTCCTCGCGGGAGAGCCGGGACGCGGTGGGTTCCTTGGAGGGGGCGAAGAACAGCCCGGCCTCGTCACGCCGGCACACGGCCTCCGTGTGCCACGGGGCGTCCTGATCCCTGTCTCCCACTGGCACCCGCTGGGGCGGAACAGCAGCGACCTGCAGGGACGAATGCGGCGGATGCAGCACGGTCTACTCCTGACGACGGCTTCGCGAGCGAGAGACGATGCAGCAAGGCCTACCCGCTGTGCGCGGGCCTATGCACTGAGTCCCGAACCGCTGGAATTCGTTGTCAACACCGTGTGGTCACAACCGGACCGGATCGCTCGGGGGCTGTCCGGGCGTGGTCGAATTCACAACCGTCAACGATCCAGATGTTTGCGCAAATGATCGTCCACCTTGCGGGCGACATGGTCGGTGACCCGACCGAGGAGGTCGGAGATCACCTTGCCCCGCTTGGGTTTCGCCTCGACGCTCCCGAGGACGGCCAGCCCGTCCACATAGACCACGGGGGCGTCGGTCTCGCTCGAATCCAGCGCGTCCACCGTGAAGTCGCCGAGGACGGCGCCGCCGCTGCCGCGCAGCGAGACGTTCTCCGGGACGCGGATCTCGACGCTGCCGAAGACCGAGATCGCCTTGATCATCACCTGACGGTGCTCGAAGAGCGCCTCGCTCAGGTCCAGTTCGACACTGCCGAATATCGCCCAGGCGTGGATACGGCGCCCGGGCCGCCAACGGCCCTTGCGCGTCGAGGCGCTGAAGACGGCGACCAGACGGTCGTCGGGGTCGATCGGGATGGCGCCGGGCGTGGGCCGGTTGGGCACGGAGGAGACGGGCGGCACATACACCTGGCCCGCCTTGCGGGCCTGGCCGGCCGGCAGGTCCCGTACGAAGACGTCCAGCTCGCCCACCGTCTTCGCGGCGAGCACGCCCTCGACCCGCTCGGCGTGCTCGTCCGCGGTGAGGCGGCCCTCGGCGAGAGCGTCGCGCAGGAGGTCGGCGATCCGGTCGCGGTCGGCGTCGGAGGCGCGCAGTTCGGCAGCGGACAACGGCGGTTCCTGGGTGGGGCGCTTCTGAAGGTCCACGGCAGCAGCGTACCCACTCGCGATAGATCGCGACCAGAGGTGTGGACAACTCGGGGCCGACGAACTGAGCCTTACCTCACAAGCCCGGCCCCCGAGGCAGGTTCTACGCTGGTGGACGCTGCCGATGGAGGCCAGCCGCGCCGTCTTGTCGAGCGCCGAGCGCCGAGTGCCGAGTGAGGAATGGGCGACATGCCTGAGTTCGAGTACACCGATCTGCTCCCCATGGGAGAGGACACCACCCCGTACCGGCTGGTGACCTCCGAGGGTGTCTCCACCTTCGAGGCCGACGGGCGGACGTTCCTCAAGGTGGAGCCGGAGGCGCTGCGCAAGCTGGCCGCCGAGGCGATCCACGACATCCAGCACTATCTGCGTCCGGCGCACCTCGCGCAGCTCCGCCGGATCATCGACGACCCCGAGGCGTCGAGCAACGACAAGTTCGTCGCGCTCGACCTGCTGAAGAACGCGAACATCGCGGCCGCCGGTGTGCTGCCCATGTGCCAGGACACCGGTACGGCGATCGTGATGGGCAAGCGCGGGCAGAACGTCCTCACGGCGGGCGGCGACGAGAAGGCCCTGTCCCAGGGCATCTACGACGCCTATCTGAACCTCAACCTGCGCTACTCGCAGATGGCTCCGCTCACCATGTGGGAGGAGAAGAACACCGGGTCGAACCTGCCGGCGCAGATCGAGCTGTACGCCACCGACGGCGGCGCGTACAAGTTCCTGTTCATGGCCAAGGGCGGCGGCAGCGCCAACAAGAGCTTCCTCTACCAGGAGACGAAGGCCGTCCTCAACGAGGCCTCCATGATGAAGTTCCTGGAGGAGAAGATCCGTTCGCTGGGTACGGCCGCCTGTCCGCCGTACCACCTCGCGATCGTGGTGGGCGGCACGAGCGCCGAGTACGCGCTGAAGACCGCCAAGTACGCCTCCGCGCACTACCTCGACGAGATCCCGGCCGAGGGGTCGCCGCTCGGGCACGGGTTCCGGGACAAGGAGCTGGAGGAGAAGGTCTTCGAGCTGACGCAGAAGATCGGGATCGGCGCGCAGTTCGGCGGCAAGTACTTCTGCCACGACGTGCGGGTCGTCCGGCTGCCGCGGCACGGTGCCTCCTGCCCTGTCGCGATCGCCGTGTCCTGCTCGGCCGACCGCCAGGCCGTCGCGAAGATCACCGCCGAGGGCGTCTTCCTGGAGCAGCTGGAGACGGACCCGGCGCGGTTCCTGCCGGAGACCACGGACGAGCACCTGGAGTCCGACGGCGACGTGGTCGAGATCGACC
The DNA window shown above is from Streptomyces akebiae and carries:
- a CDS encoding fumarate hydratase translates to MPEFEYTDLLPMGEDTTPYRLVTSEGVSTFEADGRTFLKVEPEALRKLAAEAIHDIQHYLRPAHLAQLRRIIDDPEASSNDKFVALDLLKNANIAAAGVLPMCQDTGTAIVMGKRGQNVLTAGGDEKALSQGIYDAYLNLNLRYSQMAPLTMWEEKNTGSNLPAQIELYATDGGAYKFLFMAKGGGSANKSFLYQETKAVLNEASMMKFLEEKIRSLGTAACPPYHLAIVVGGTSAEYALKTAKYASAHYLDEIPAEGSPLGHGFRDKELEEKVFELTQKIGIGAQFGGKYFCHDVRVVRLPRHGASCPVAIAVSCSADRQAVAKITAEGVFLEQLETDPARFLPETTDEHLESDGDVVEIDLNQPMDDILAELTKYPVKTRLSLSGPLVVARDIAHAKIKERLDAGEEMPQYLKDHPVYYAGPAKTPEGYASGSFGPTTAGRMDSYVEQFQAAGGSKVMLAKGNRSQQVTDACGTHGGFYLGSIGGPAARLAQDCIKKVEVVEYEELGMEAVWKIEVENFPAFIVVDDKGNDFFKDPAPAPTFTSIPVRGPGLA